Proteins from one Triticum aestivum cultivar Chinese Spring chromosome 7A, IWGSC CS RefSeq v2.1, whole genome shotgun sequence genomic window:
- the LOC123148177 gene encoding thiamine thiazole synthase 2, chloroplastic (The sequence of the model RefSeq protein was modified relative to this genomic sequence to represent the inferred CDS: added 10 bases not found in genome assembly) yields MAAXSTHLSKKEASTAPHTMAAMATTASSLLKTSFSGVRLPAAARTPSCVATPRAGAICNSISSSTPPYDLNAFKFSPIKESIVSREMTRRYMTDMITYADTDVVIVGAGSAGLSCAYELSKDPSISIAIIEQSVSPGGGAWLGGQLFSAMVVRKPAHLFLDELNIEYDEQEDYVVIKHAALFTSTVMSRLLARPNVKLFNAVAVEDLIVKEDRVAGVVTNWALVSMNHDTQSCMDPNVMEAKVVVSSCGHDGPFGATGVKRLQDIGMIQAVPGMKALDMNTAEDAIVRLTREVVPGMIVTGMEVAEIDGAPRMGPTFGAMMISGQKAAHLALKALGRPNGIDGTLKNVTPALHPEMILAATNNGDIVDA; encoded by the exons TCTCCACCCATCTCAGCAAAAAAGAAGCTAGCACAGCTCCACACACCATGGCAGCCATGGCCACCACCGCCTCCAGCCTCCTCAAGACCTCCTTCTCCGGCGTCCGCCTCCCGGCGGCGGCCCGCACCCCGTCCTGCGTCGCCACCCCGCGCGCCGGCGCCATCTgcaactccatctcctcctccaccCCACCCTACGACCTCAACGCCTTCAAGTTCAGCCCCATCAAGGAGTCCATCGTCTCCCGCGAGATGACCCGCCGCTACATGACCGACATGATCACCTACGCCGACACCGACGTCGTCATCGTCGGCGCCGGATCCGCGGGGCTGTCCTGCGCGTACGAGCTCTCCAAGGACCCCTCCATCAGCATCGCCATCATCGAGCAGTCCGTGTCCCCCGGCGGCGGCGCGTGGCTCGGCGGCCAGCTCTTCTCCGCCATGGTCGTGCGCAAGCCGGCGCACCTCTTCCTCGACGAGCTCAACATCGAGTACGACGAGCAGGAGGACTACGTCGTCATCAAGCACGCCGCGCTCTTCACCTCCACCGTCATGAGCCGCCTCCTCGCGCGCCCCAACGTCAAGCTCTTCAACGCCGTCGCCGTGGAGGACCTCATCGTCAAGGAGGACCGCGTCGCCGGCGTCGTCACCAACTGGGCGCTCGTCTCCATGAACCACGACACACAGTCCTGCATGGACCCCAACGTCATGGAGGCCAAGGTCGTGGTGAGCTCCTGCGGCCACGACGGGCCCTTCGGCGCCACCGGGGTCAAGCGGCTCCAGGACATCGGCATGATCCAGGCGGTGCCCGGGATGAAGGCGCTCGACATGAACACGGCCGAGGATGCCATCGTGCGCCTCACCCGCGAGGTTGTCCCCGGCATGATTGTCACCGGCATGGAGGTCGCCGAGATCGACGGCGCCCCGAGAATG GGCCCGACCTTCGGCGCCATGATGATCTCCGGCCAGAAGGCGGCGCACCTGGCGCTCAAGGCCCTCGGCCGGCCGAACGGCATCGACGGGACGCTCAAGAACGTGACCCCGGCGCTGCACCCGGAGATGATCCTGGCGGCGACCAACAACGGCGACATCGTGGACGCCTAA